The following coding sequences lie in one Streptomyces albofaciens JCM 4342 genomic window:
- a CDS encoding Leu/Phe/Val dehydrogenase: MGVTTVTDVRPSPEHPVQGGASAVSADGGVLHTLFRSEQGGHEQVVLCQDRASGLRAVIAIHDTALGPALGGTRFHAYASEDEAVLDALNLSRGMSYKNALAGLDHGGGKAVIIGDPELIKTEELLLAYGRFVASLGGRYVTACDVGTYVADMDVVARTNKWTTGRSPENGGAGDSSVLTAFGVFQGMRASAQHLWGDPTLRGRKVGVAGVGKVGHHLVEHLLQDGAEVVITDVRAESIERVRSRHPQVTVAADTGALIRTEGLDLYAPCALGGALNDETVPVLTAKVVCGAANNQLAHPGVEKDLADRGILYAPDYVVNAGGVIQVADELHGFDFDRCKTKAAKIFDTTLAIFARAKEDGIPPAAAADRLAEQRMADARRS; the protein is encoded by the coding sequence ATGGGAGTCACCACCGTGACCGACGTACGTCCCTCCCCCGAGCACCCGGTGCAGGGGGGAGCCTCAGCCGTCAGCGCCGACGGCGGCGTCCTGCACACCCTGTTCCGTTCCGAGCAGGGTGGCCACGAGCAAGTCGTCCTGTGCCAGGACCGCGCCAGCGGTCTGCGGGCCGTCATCGCCATCCACGACACCGCCCTGGGCCCGGCCCTCGGCGGCACCCGCTTCCACGCGTACGCCTCCGAGGACGAGGCCGTGCTGGACGCCCTGAACCTCTCCCGCGGCATGTCGTACAAGAACGCCCTCGCCGGTCTCGACCACGGCGGCGGCAAGGCCGTGATCATCGGCGACCCTGAGCTGATCAAGACTGAGGAACTCCTGCTCGCCTACGGCCGGTTCGTGGCGTCCCTCGGGGGCCGCTACGTGACCGCGTGCGACGTCGGCACCTACGTCGCGGACATGGACGTCGTCGCCCGTACGAACAAGTGGACCACCGGCCGCTCCCCCGAGAACGGCGGCGCCGGCGACTCCTCGGTCCTGACCGCCTTCGGTGTCTTCCAGGGAATGCGCGCCTCCGCGCAGCACCTGTGGGGCGACCCGACGCTGCGCGGCCGCAAAGTCGGCGTCGCGGGCGTCGGCAAGGTGGGCCACCACCTCGTCGAACACCTCCTCCAGGACGGCGCGGAGGTCGTGATCACCGATGTGCGCGCCGAGTCGATCGAGCGCGTCCGCTCCCGGCACCCGCAGGTCACCGTGGCCGCGGACACCGGTGCGCTGATCCGTACGGAGGGCCTGGACCTGTACGCGCCGTGCGCCCTCGGCGGCGCCCTGAACGACGAGACGGTGCCCGTGCTGACCGCGAAGGTGGTGTGCGGCGCGGCCAACAACCAGCTGGCGCACCCGGGCGTCGAGAAGGACCTCGCCGACCGTGGCATCCTCTACGCGCCGGACTACGTGGTGAACGCCGGCGGCGTGATCCAGGTCGCCGATGAGCTGCACGGTTTCGATTTCGACCGGTGCAAGACCAAGGCGGCAAAGATCTTCGACACCACGCTGGCGATATTCGCTCGTGCGAAGGAGGACGGCATTCCGCCGGCCGCCGCGGCGGACCGGCTGGCCGAGCAGCGCATGGCGGACGCCCGCCGGTCCTGA
- the purF gene encoding amidophosphoribosyltransferase, which yields MPRGDGRLSHDLLPGEKGPQDACGVFGVWAPGEEVAKLTYFGLYALQHRGQESAGIAVSNGSQILVFKDMGLVSQVFDETSLGSLQGHIAVGHARYSTTGASVWENAQPTFRATAHGSIALGHNGNLVNTAELAEMVAALPRENGRATQVAATNDTDLVTALLAGQVDDDGKPLTVEEAAPRVLPKVMGAFSLCFMDEHTLYAARDPQGIRPLVLGRLERGWVVASETAALDICGASFIREIEPGEMIAIDENGLRSSRFAEAKPKGCVFEYVYLARPDTDIAGRNVYLSRVEMGRKLAAEAPADADLVIATPESGTPAAVGYAEASGIPYGVGLVKNSYVGRTFIQPSQTIRQLGIRLKLNPLKEVIRGKRLVVVDDSIVRGNTQRALVRMLREAGAAEVHIRISSPPIKWPCFYGIDFATRAELIANGLTVDEIGTSLGADSLAYISIDGMIESTTIAKPNLCRACFDGQYPIELPDPELLGKHLLESETAGQSKPDLDGVETLTAGVGGADALRRP from the coding sequence GTGCCACGTGGTGACGGACGACTCAGCCACGACCTGCTCCCCGGCGAGAAGGGCCCCCAGGACGCATGCGGCGTCTTCGGTGTCTGGGCTCCGGGTGAAGAGGTCGCCAAACTCACCTATTTCGGGCTGTATGCCCTGCAACACCGCGGACAGGAGTCCGCGGGCATCGCAGTGAGCAACGGCTCCCAGATCCTGGTCTTCAAGGACATGGGCCTGGTTTCCCAGGTCTTCGACGAAACCTCCCTCGGCTCCCTCCAGGGCCACATCGCCGTGGGCCACGCCCGCTACTCCACCACCGGCGCCTCGGTGTGGGAGAACGCCCAGCCGACCTTCCGCGCCACCGCGCACGGCTCGATCGCCCTGGGGCACAACGGCAACCTGGTCAACACCGCCGAACTGGCCGAGATGGTCGCCGCGCTCCCCCGGGAGAACGGCCGCGCGACCCAGGTGGCGGCGACCAACGACACCGACCTGGTCACGGCCCTGCTGGCCGGCCAGGTGGACGACGACGGCAAGCCGCTGACCGTGGAGGAGGCCGCGCCGCGCGTCCTGCCCAAGGTCATGGGCGCCTTCTCGCTGTGCTTCATGGACGAGCACACGCTGTACGCGGCCCGCGACCCGCAGGGCATCCGCCCGCTGGTCCTCGGCCGCCTGGAGCGCGGCTGGGTGGTCGCCTCCGAGACGGCCGCCCTGGACATCTGCGGCGCCAGCTTCATCCGCGAGATCGAGCCCGGCGAGATGATCGCCATAGACGAGAACGGCCTGCGCAGCTCCCGCTTCGCCGAGGCCAAGCCCAAGGGCTGTGTCTTCGAGTACGTCTACCTGGCGCGCCCGGACACCGACATCGCGGGCCGCAACGTGTACCTCTCCCGGGTGGAGATGGGCCGCAAGCTGGCCGCCGAGGCCCCCGCCGACGCCGACCTCGTCATAGCGACGCCGGAGTCCGGCACCCCGGCCGCGGTCGGCTACGCGGAGGCCAGCGGCATCCCGTACGGCGTCGGCCTGGTCAAGAACTCCTACGTCGGCCGGACCTTCATCCAGCCCTCGCAGACCATCCGCCAGCTCGGCATCCGCCTCAAGCTCAACCCGCTCAAGGAAGTCATCCGCGGCAAGCGCCTGGTGGTCGTCGACGACTCGATCGTCCGCGGCAACACCCAGCGCGCCCTGGTCCGCATGCTCCGCGAGGCCGGTGCCGCCGAGGTCCACATCCGGATCTCCTCGCCGCCGATCAAGTGGCCGTGCTTCTACGGCATCGACTTCGCCACCCGCGCCGAGCTGATCGCCAACGGGCTGACCGTGGACGAGATCGGCACCTCGCTGGGCGCCGACTCCCTGGCGTACATCTCGATCGACGGCATGATCGAGTCGACGACGATCGCCAAGCCGAACCTGTGCCGCGCCTGCTTCGACGGCCAGTACCCGATCGAGCTGCCCGACCCGGAGCTGCTGGGCAAGCACCTCCTGGAGTCGGAGACCGCGGGCCAGTCCAAGCCGGACCTGGACGGCGTCGAGACGCTGACGGCCGGGGTCGGCGGCGCCGACGCGCTGCGCCGCCCGTAG
- a CDS encoding DUF3073 domain-containing protein yields MGRGRAKAKQTKVARQLKYNSGGTDLSRLAEELGASPQQPAQQQPPNGEPFEDDEDDDPYARYADLYNRDDDDEDEGNSSQQRRRA; encoded by the coding sequence ATGGGGCGCGGCCGGGCCAAGGCCAAGCAGACGAAGGTCGCCCGCCAGCTGAAGTACAACAGCGGTGGGACTGATCTCTCACGCCTGGCCGAAGAGCTGGGTGCATCGCCGCAACAGCCGGCACAGCAGCAGCCGCCGAACGGCGAGCCGTTCGAGGATGACGAGGACGACGACCCGTACGCGCGGTACGCCGACCTTTACAACCGAGACGACGATGACGAGGACGAGGGCAACTCGTCCCAGCAGCGTCGTCGCGCCTGA
- the purM gene encoding phosphoribosylformylglycinamidine cyclo-ligase, with the protein MSAESFERAPHAGTSASYAAAGVDIEAGDRAVDLMKQWVKKATRPEVVGGLGGFAGLFDASALKRYERPLLASATDGVGTKVDIARRMGVYDTIGHDLVGMVVDDLVVCGAEPLFMTDYICVGKVYPERVAAIVKGIAEGCVLAGCALVGGETAEHPGLLGADDFDVAGAGTGVVEADRVLGADRIRTGDVVLAMASSGLHSNGYSLVRHVLFDRAGMSLDQRVEELGRTVGEELLEPTKIYSLDCLALTRTTEVHAFSHITGGGLANNLARVIPDHLHATVDRSTWTPGAVFDLVGKAGEVERLELEKTLNMGVGMIAVVPQESVDVALTTLADRGVDAWVSGEIVERGAHTDAVTLTGDHPA; encoded by the coding sequence ATGTCTGCCGAGTCTTTTGAGCGTGCCCCGCACGCGGGCACCAGCGCCAGCTACGCAGCAGCGGGCGTGGACATCGAAGCGGGCGACCGCGCCGTCGACCTGATGAAGCAGTGGGTCAAGAAGGCCACCCGGCCCGAGGTCGTCGGCGGCCTCGGCGGGTTCGCCGGCCTCTTCGACGCCTCCGCCCTCAAGAGGTACGAGCGGCCGCTGCTCGCCTCGGCCACCGACGGCGTCGGCACCAAGGTCGACATCGCCCGCCGGATGGGCGTCTACGACACCATCGGCCACGACCTGGTCGGCATGGTCGTCGACGACCTGGTCGTCTGCGGTGCCGAGCCGCTGTTCATGACCGACTACATCTGCGTCGGCAAGGTCTACCCGGAGCGGGTCGCGGCGATCGTCAAGGGCATCGCCGAGGGCTGCGTCCTGGCCGGCTGCGCGCTGGTCGGCGGGGAGACCGCAGAGCACCCGGGGCTGCTCGGGGCGGACGACTTCGATGTGGCGGGTGCCGGTACGGGCGTCGTCGAGGCGGACCGGGTGCTGGGCGCGGATCGTATCCGTACGGGTGACGTCGTCCTCGCGATGGCGTCCTCCGGGCTTCACTCGAACGGGTACTCACTCGTTCGCCACGTGCTGTTCGACCGGGCCGGGATGTCCCTGGACCAGCGGGTCGAGGAGCTCGGCCGCACCGTCGGCGAGGAGCTGCTGGAGCCCACGAAGATCTACTCGCTGGACTGCCTGGCGCTGACCCGCACCACCGAGGTGCACGCCTTCTCGCACATCACCGGCGGCGGCCTGGCCAACAACCTGGCCCGCGTCATCCCGGACCACCTGCACGCCACGGTCGACCGGTCCACCTGGACGCCGGGCGCGGTCTTCGACCTGGTCGGCAAGGCCGGCGAGGTGGAGCGGCTGGAGCTGGAGAAGACCCTGAACATGGGCGTCGGCATGATCGCCGTCGTGCCGCAGGAGTCGGTGGACGTGGCGCTGACCACCCTCGCGGACCGCGGTGTGGACGCCTGGGTCAGCGGTGAGATCGTCGAGCGCGGCGCGCACACCGACGCCGTGACCCTGACCGGTGACCACCCTGCCTGA